In Zea mays cultivar B73 chromosome 7, Zm-B73-REFERENCE-NAM-5.0, whole genome shotgun sequence, the following proteins share a genomic window:
- the LOC103632980 gene encoding protein FATTY ACID EXPORT 1, chloroplastic — MPSLASNEPSLLRLHVPRLDRAASRRENGGVEWWRVRGATTSGSESRHQVRFLASRSGRRQEERMASRTSPLVFKRVAGIRTIAESGRFKPWTTMCVNADYTTPADSVATSEQTGGEAEATLETGGEAAATLEQTGGETEEPTIVAPANEYTEQEAAPQQKCAKIHDFCLGIPFGGLLLSMGLIGFLFWRSPASLTFGVAPGLAILALAVLSLKVWRSGKSSLLFILAQAGIAAAVAWKHGQAYTTTRKLLPWGFYVALSAAMICFYSYVLGIFILTNTKELQLPFTILQNGEVSTSKHGCNYAS, encoded by the exons ATGCCGTCCCTCGCAAGTAACGAGCCTTCTCTACTGCGGCTACACGTCCCCCGCCTAGATCGAGCGGCCAGCCGGCGAGAAAATGGTGGCGTCGAGTGGTGGCGCGTGAGGGGTGCTACCACTTCCGGATCTGAATCTCGCCATCAAGTCCGCTTTCTTGCCTCCAGGTCTGGGCGCCGTCAGGAGGAGAGAATGGCCTCCAGGACGTCGCCGCTGGTGTTCAAGAGGGTGGCCGGGATCCGAACCATCGCTGAGTCCGGCCGCTTCAAG CCATGGACTACAATGTGCGTGAATGCAGACTATACCACTCCTGCTGATTCTGTCGCCACCTCGGAGCAAACAGGTGGTGAAGCTGAGGCCACCTTAGAAACAGGTGGTGAAGCTGCAGCCACCTTGGAGCAAACAGGTGGCGAAACCGAAGAGCCGACCATTGTAGCACCTGCTAATGAATATACAGAGCAGGAGGCTGCTCCTCAGCAGAAGTGTGCAAAGATACACGACTTTTGCCTAGGGATACCTTTTG GTGGACTTTTACTCTCCATGGGCCTTATTGGATTTCTCTTCTGGAGGAGCCCTGCGAGTCTTACCTTTGGCGTTGCACCTGGCCTTGCCATATTGGCCCTGGCTGTACTTAGCCTCAAGGTCTGGAGGAGCGGGAAGTCCAGCTTACTGTTCATACTGGCGCAAGCAG GCATTGCCGCTGCGGTAGCATGGAAGCACGGCCAGGCGTACACCACT ACGAGGAAGCTGCTTCCGTGGGGCTTCTACGTCGCGCTGAG TGCCGCAATGATCTGCTTCTACTCCTACGTTCTTGGCATATTTATTTTGACGAATACTAAAGAATTGCAACTACCATTCACTATACTTCAAAATGGAGAAGTTTCTACCAGCAAACATGGATGCAATTATGCGTCTTAA